The genome window ACGACCGGTGAGGACGGCCGGCTCGCCGCGGCCGGGCCGGCCGTCCGCGACGGTCAGCCGGCCGGGACCGCCTCCGGGGCGTCCTCGGGCTCGCGGGCGTGCCGGGGCAGGAGGCAGGAGAGCGCGAGGGCGGCCGCGAACATCGCGATGATCACCCAGACGGTGGTCTGCATGGCCCGGTCGAAGTCGGCCGCCATGGGGGCGTCACCGAGCAGGTCGAAGAAGACCGTGCCGATCAGGGCGACGCCGAGCGCGCCGCCGAGCTGCTGCACCGCGGTGAGCGTGCCGGACGCCGACCCGGTCTCCTCCGGCTCGACCCCGGCGAGCACGATGTCGAAGAACGGGGCCATGACCATGGCCTGGCCGACGCCGGTCACGGCCAGGGCCGGGACGAGCTGCCACGGGGTGAGCCCGAGGCCGGCCCAGTGGAGCGTGAGCAGCAGGCCGAGCATGCCGAGGATCTCGATGAGCAGGCCGAGGTGGAGCACCGCGCGCCCGAAGCGCCGCAGGGCCTGGGCGACCCCGAACCCGGCGACCGTCCCGATCGACCAGGGCACCATGGCGAGACCGGCCTGCAGCGTCGAGTAGCCCAGGCCGACCTGGGTGAAGACGTTGAACACGAGGATGAGGCCGATCATGGGCGCGAAGAACGCGAGCATGGTGAGCAGCCCACCGGCGAAGGCCCGCTTGCGGAACAGGCTCGGTGTGATCAGCGGGTCGCCGCCCCGCCCGGTCTTGCGCGCCTCGTACCGGCCGAAGAAGGCGAACACCGCGGCGGAACCGGCGATCATGAGGAAGGCCCAGAGCGGCCAGCCGTGCTCGCGGCCCTGCACAAGCGGGTAGATGACGAGGAACGCGCCGAGCGCGGCGAGCAGGACGCCGGGGATGTCGAGCCGCGGCCGGTCCGCAGACCGCGTGCCGGGCAGGAAGCGCACCCCCGCGAGCAGCGCCGCCATGCCGAGCGGCAGGTTGATCAGGAAGATCATGCGCCAGCCGGTGCCGAGGAGGTCGGCCTCCACCAGCCAGCCGCCGAGGATGGGGCCGCCGACGGAGGCGAGGCCCATGACCGGCCCGAACATGCCGAACGCCGCCTGCATCTCCTTGGGCGGGAACATCTCCTTGATCATGCCGAGCCCCTGGGGCAGCATGACCGCGCCGAACGCGCCCTGGATCACCCGGGCGGCGATCAGCACCCCGGGGCTCCAGGCCAACCCGCAGAGCAGCGAGCCGAGGGTGAACCCGGCGGCCCCGATGAGGAACATGCGCTTGCGGCCGGCGATGTCGCCGAGGCGGCCGCCGGTGATGAGGCCGACGGCCATGGCGAGGGTGTAGGCCGCGCCGAGCCATTGGATGGTCGACGGGCCGCCGCCGATGTCGGCGCGGATCGACGGCGCCGCGATGTTGGTGATCATCCCGTCGACCATGTCCATGACCTCGGCGGCGAGGATCACGAAGAGCGCCGCCCATCGCCATCGGTACGGCGCGGCGCCCGGTGGGGCGGGGGGCGGTACGGCCGCCACGTTGGTCTGGTCCATGACCCCTTCCTCGGTGGTGAACAATGTTCAGTAGAAGTGAGCACCGATCAGTGATCTGAGCGTTGTTCAATGACCTGTGCGGCGTTCACGATATAACGCGAACAGCGGAAAGACAAGATATATCTCGTTCACCCCGGCCGCGCCGGCCGTACCGGCGGATCACTACGATGGGCGGGACGGCGGGAGGTGTGATGACGGAGGAGGGCATCCCGGCACCGCCCTGGGAGCGTCCGCGCAAGCGAACGGTGCCGGCGCGCGTCCCGCTGACCAGGGAGCGGATCGTGGACGCCGCGTTCGCCGTCCTCGATCGCGATGGCTACGAGAAGCTGAGCATGCGCCAGGTCGCCGCCGAGCTCGGCGTCGCGGTCTCAGCGCTCTACGCGCACGTGAGCGGCAAGGACGAGCTGCTCGACCTGATGTACCACCGGCTGTTCGACGGGATGGAGGTGCCCGACCCCGACCCGGACCGCTGGCAGGAGCAGCTCAGGGAGCACATGCGCGGCATGCGCGCCCGGCTGCTGCGGCACCGGGACATGGCCCGGATCTCGATGGGCCGGGTGCCCTTCACCTCGGAGCTGCTGCCGCACGTGGAGAGGCTGCTGGCCATCCTCCGGTCCGCAGGCCTGCCGGACCGGGTCGCCGCGATCGCCGGTGATCTGATCTCCACCTACGTGGAGGGATTCGTCCTCGCCGAGGAGATCTGGCAGGAACGGCTCCGGACGGAGCGGTTCTCCTGGGACGACGTCCGCCGGGAGCTGCAGGAGTACTTCGCGTCCCTCCCCGCCGACCGCTTCCCGAACATGATCGCGCTCGCCGACCTGATGATCCAGGAGTCGAACGACTACCGGTTCGAGCTGGGCATGGAGATCCTGCTCCGCGGCCTCGCCTCCTACGTCACCGAGCCGCGGGCGAACGGCTGAGCACGGTCGTAGCGGGGCCGGGCACGCGCCGGGCGCGCGTACGGCCGCGCGGCGCGGTTAGGCTGGCCGCGTGCAGGCCACGGTGAAGTCCTTCGACCCGGAGACCCGCTCGGGATCGGTCTTCCTCGACGACGGAACGGAGCTGCCCTTCGGCCGGGAGGCGTTCGATGCCGGGCCGCTGCGCCTGCTGCGTCCCGGGCAGCGGGTCGGCATCGTCATGGCCGAGGGCCGGATCACCTACATCACGCTCTCGACCTTCCCGGTGCCGGAGTCACCCGGATCCGGCTGACCGGACGGGCCGGGACGCGGGCCCGGATGGCCCGGGCATGGGCCGATGGATCGGCCTGCGCGCCCGCAGGATCGGGCGTGTTGCCGATGGACCGCGTCGCCGGCCGGACGGACCAGGTATGTGAGCCGGCCGACCGGACGTGCGCCGATGGACCGGGCGTGGGCCTGGATCGACATGGTGTGCGTCCGCTGGACCGGCTGCGAGCCCGGATGGGCCGCGTGTACCCGGCGAATCCGCATGTAGCCGATGGACCGCGTCGCCGGCCGGACGGACCAGGTGTGTGAGCCGGCCGACCGGACGTGCGCCGATGGACCGCCTGGGCCTGCATCGGCCGGACGTGGGCTCGATGGGCCGA of Thermobispora bispora DSM 43833 contains these proteins:
- a CDS encoding TetR/AcrR family transcriptional regulator, whose protein sequence is MTEEGIPAPPWERPRKRTVPARVPLTRERIVDAAFAVLDRDGYEKLSMRQVAAELGVAVSALYAHVSGKDELLDLMYHRLFDGMEVPDPDPDRWQEQLREHMRGMRARLLRHRDMARISMGRVPFTSELLPHVERLLAILRSAGLPDRVAAIAGDLISTYVEGFVLAEEIWQERLRTERFSWDDVRRELQEYFASLPADRFPNMIALADLMIQESNDYRFELGMEILLRGLASYVTEPRANG
- a CDS encoding MFS transporter, producing the protein MDQTNVAAVPPPAPPGAAPYRWRWAALFVILAAEVMDMVDGMITNIAAPSIRADIGGGPSTIQWLGAAYTLAMAVGLITGGRLGDIAGRKRMFLIGAAGFTLGSLLCGLAWSPGVLIAARVIQGAFGAVMLPQGLGMIKEMFPPKEMQAAFGMFGPVMGLASVGGPILGGWLVEADLLGTGWRMIFLINLPLGMAALLAGVRFLPGTRSADRPRLDIPGVLLAALGAFLVIYPLVQGREHGWPLWAFLMIAGSAAVFAFFGRYEARKTGRGGDPLITPSLFRKRAFAGGLLTMLAFFAPMIGLILVFNVFTQVGLGYSTLQAGLAMVPWSIGTVAGFGVAQALRRFGRAVLHLGLLIEILGMLGLLLTLHWAGLGLTPWQLVPALAVTGVGQAMVMAPFFDIVLAGVEPEETGSASGTLTAVQQLGGALGVALIGTVFFDLLGDAPMAADFDRAMQTTVWVIIAMFAAALALSCLLPRHAREPEDAPEAVPAG